From Scleropages formosus chromosome 9, fSclFor1.1, whole genome shotgun sequence, one genomic window encodes:
- the LOC108935428 gene encoding tetraspanin-1-like, which produces MLNELGGTALLGVGIWVSVDRMSFLKVLGPFSSQATQFSNVSFFCIALGAVLILLGFLGCCGAQRNSKCLMLAFFVILLLIFIAEVGVGIMALAYSSFTESILRAWAIPALKGQYGSDPAVTEIWNITMTELKCCGFTNYTDFTDSLYYTQNGKTYPPTCCTDNTLDCSLNDAANSTVKGCFYQLLSILENNAGLIGGIAAGISILELTAMFVSMYLYCDLDKNIR; this is translated from the exons ATGCTAAACGAG CTCGGTGGTACCGCCCTGCTGGGCGTGGGGATCTGGGTAAGTGTGGACAGGATGTCCTTCCTGAAGGTGCTGGGGCCCTTCTCCTCGCAGGCCACACAGTTTTCCAACGTGAGCTTCTTCTGCATTGCTCTCGGCGCGGTGCTCATCCTCTTGGGCTTTCTGGGCTGCTGCGGGGCCCAGAGGAACAGCAAGTGCTTGATGCTCGCG TTCTTTGTTATACTCCTGCTCATTTTCATTGCCGAAGTCGGGGTTGGAATCATGGCGCTGGCTTATTCTTCATTC acgGAGAGCATCCTGAGGGCATGGGCAATTCCAGCGCTGAAAGGGCAGTACGGCAGCGACCCAGCCGTTACAGAGATATGGAACATCACCATGACGGAG TTGAAATGCTGCGGTTTCACCAACTATACAGACTTCACAGACTCTCTGTACTACACTCAGAATGGTAAAACATACCCTCCAACTTGTTGCACGGATAACACCTTGGACTGCAGCCTGAATGATGCAGCGAACAGCACCGTCAAG GGGTGTTTTTATCAACTGCTGTCCATCCTGGAGAATAATGCAGGCCTTATTGGGGGAATAGCTGCTGGCATATCTATTCTTGAG CTGACGGCTATGTTTGTCTCCATGTACTTATACTGTGACCTGGACAAAAATATCCGCTAA